In a genomic window of Micromonospora cremea:
- a CDS encoding GNAT family N-acetyltransferase: MALGYVRPARPEDAGEIARIQLATWRVAYRRILPRHVLDNLDEAFLARRWSAAVQEPPSGAHRVLVAVEQAEQSYLVGFAASGPADAEALAPGEPAEALGPDVAAVTDLLVEPRWGRRGHGSRLLAATVDLWREDGLSRAVAWAFEGDEATRKFLTSTGWEPDGAARALDVDDMLVPQVRLHVGVPAEKVPADDQPGD, translated from the coding sequence ATGGCTCTCGGGTACGTCCGCCCGGCGCGTCCCGAGGACGCCGGCGAGATCGCACGCATTCAGCTCGCGACCTGGCGGGTCGCGTACCGCCGGATCCTGCCTCGGCACGTGCTCGACAACCTGGACGAGGCGTTCCTCGCCCGGCGGTGGAGCGCCGCGGTGCAGGAGCCGCCCTCGGGCGCGCACCGGGTGCTGGTCGCCGTCGAACAGGCCGAGCAATCGTATCTGGTGGGGTTCGCCGCCTCCGGCCCGGCCGACGCCGAGGCGCTGGCCCCGGGCGAGCCGGCCGAGGCGCTCGGCCCGGACGTGGCCGCGGTGACCGACCTGCTGGTCGAGCCGCGCTGGGGTCGGCGTGGGCACGGCAGCCGCCTGCTCGCCGCCACGGTCGACCTGTGGCGGGAGGACGGGCTCAGTCGGGCCGTGGCCTGGGCGTTCGAGGGCGACGAGGCGACCCGGAAGTTCCTGACCAGCACCGGCTGGGAGCCCGACGGCGCGGCCCGCGCGCTGGACGTCGACGACATGCTGGTGCCCCAGGTGCGCCTGCACGTGGGCGTCCCGGCCGAGAAGGTGCCGGCGGACGACCAGCCCGGCGACTGA
- a CDS encoding glycosyltransferase family 87 protein yields MAQGANRTAAQVVGVVVLAAAVTAFLAVAAVRHGFFDLKVYYGALTWWVHDGGEIYDYLKPGTQYGFTYPPFAAMVMLPMAYLPWSAAIVVSVLASVVTTTVLIWWLVDPIARRAGWTRWFALAVALCLAAAFEPIRETVNFGQVNTLLLFLVAVDLLRLLPSGNRWAGVGIGLATAIKLTPGIFIVYLLVTGRWRAALTASGTAAGVSLLAGALFPDASREFWTEALWNTGRVGELAFVSNQSLRGVVARLDPEHPSTLLWLLLVLGTLALWAGRSRAAVATGDEATGLALTGAVMCLVSPVTWVHHLVWLLPALILLVDNAMAAPAGNRRRVLLAAATVGYALLISRTVWFWEKDFTGVDGFVGSNAYVWISLALLAFLPIRRWLAPGGSVVEAPGVPQLDQSDGRAPTGERHLVGRPFTVR; encoded by the coding sequence GTGGCGCAGGGTGCCAACAGGACGGCCGCGCAGGTCGTCGGGGTGGTGGTGCTCGCCGCGGCGGTCACCGCGTTCCTCGCCGTCGCGGCCGTCCGGCACGGCTTCTTCGACCTAAAGGTCTACTACGGCGCGTTGACGTGGTGGGTGCACGACGGCGGCGAGATCTACGACTACCTCAAGCCGGGCACCCAGTACGGCTTCACCTATCCGCCCTTCGCGGCGATGGTCATGCTGCCGATGGCGTACCTGCCGTGGTCGGCCGCGATCGTGGTGAGCGTGCTGGCCAGCGTGGTCACCACCACGGTGCTGATCTGGTGGCTGGTCGACCCGATCGCCCGCCGGGCCGGCTGGACCCGGTGGTTCGCCCTCGCCGTGGCGCTCTGCCTGGCCGCCGCGTTCGAGCCGATACGGGAGACGGTCAACTTCGGCCAGGTCAACACGCTGCTGCTCTTCCTGGTCGCGGTGGACCTCCTGCGGCTGCTGCCCTCCGGTAACCGGTGGGCCGGGGTGGGCATCGGGTTGGCGACCGCGATCAAGCTGACCCCGGGCATCTTCATCGTCTACCTGCTGGTCACGGGGCGATGGCGGGCGGCGCTCACCGCCAGCGGCACCGCCGCCGGGGTGTCCCTGCTGGCCGGCGCGCTCTTCCCGGACGCCTCCCGGGAGTTCTGGACCGAGGCACTGTGGAACACCGGTCGGGTGGGCGAGCTGGCGTTCGTCTCCAACCAGTCGCTGCGCGGGGTGGTGGCCAGGCTCGACCCGGAGCACCCGAGCACCCTGCTCTGGCTGCTGCTGGTGCTCGGCACCCTGGCGCTCTGGGCCGGGCGGTCCCGGGCGGCCGTCGCGACGGGCGACGAGGCGACCGGCCTGGCGCTGACCGGTGCGGTGATGTGTCTGGTCAGCCCGGTCACCTGGGTGCACCACCTGGTCTGGCTGCTGCCCGCGCTGATCCTGCTGGTCGACAACGCGATGGCCGCGCCGGCCGGTAACCGGCGGCGGGTCCTGCTGGCCGCGGCGACCGTCGGGTACGCGCTGCTGATCAGCCGGACCGTCTGGTTCTGGGAGAAGGACTTCACCGGCGTCGACGGCTTCGTGGGGAGCAACGCCTACGTCTGGATCAGCCTGGCGCTGCTGGCCTTCCTGCCGATCCGCCGGTGGCTGGCGCCGGGCGGGTCAGTCGTCGAGGCGCCCGGCGTACCGCAGCTCGACCAGTCCGACGGGCGGGCTCCCACCGGCGAGCGGCACCTGGTAGGTCGACCGTTCACCGTCCGGTGA
- a CDS encoding GNAT family N-acetyltransferase — protein sequence MLTIRREEPDDAEAVARVHVHGWQAGYAGFMPDEVLGRLNVLAWAQRRRDIGTADPEHPFTTLLGEVDGLVAGFTTFGPYRRNQDRDDLDPTVGEVLALYVEPECWGDGTAAALLAAARAGLTERGWTDYRLWVLAENRRARRFYERAGLSPDGERSTYQVPLAGGSPPVGLVELRYAGRLDD from the coding sequence ATGCTGACCATCCGCCGGGAGGAGCCGGACGACGCCGAGGCGGTCGCCCGGGTACACGTGCACGGCTGGCAGGCGGGCTACGCCGGCTTCATGCCGGACGAGGTGCTCGGACGGCTCAACGTGCTGGCCTGGGCGCAACGCCGCCGCGACATCGGCACCGCCGACCCCGAGCATCCGTTCACCACCCTGCTCGGCGAGGTGGACGGGCTGGTGGCTGGCTTCACCACCTTCGGGCCGTACCGCCGCAACCAGGACCGCGACGACCTGGACCCGACGGTCGGCGAGGTGCTGGCGCTCTACGTGGAGCCGGAGTGCTGGGGCGACGGCACCGCCGCCGCGCTGCTGGCCGCCGCCCGAGCCGGGCTCACCGAGCGGGGCTGGACCGACTACCGGCTGTGGGTGCTGGCGGAGAATCGGCGGGCCCGCCGGTTCTACGAGCGGGCCGGGTTGTCACCGGACGGTGAACGGTCGACCTACCAGGTGCCGCTCGCCGGTGGGAGCCCGCCCGTCGGACTGGTCGAGCTGCGGTACGCCGGGCGCCTCGACGACTGA
- a CDS encoding winged helix-turn-helix domain-containing protein has translation MAAPESLSLAQARRVALAAQGFADPAPTGVPTRRHLRRVLDRVGLIQMDSVNVLQRAHYLPLYSRLGPYPTTLLDQAAYRRPRELFEYWGHEASLVPVGLHPMLRWRMARAHSESWGGMRRIAQEQPELVAWVRDEVAARGPLTAAEIEHDAPRETGNWGWNWSAVKRALEYLFWAGEVAAAERTTSFARRYDLPERVLPAAVLAAPTPTDAEAYRSLVALAARSLGVAAEPELRDYFRLPLAGARQAVAELAEAGELVPVTVPGWRQPAWLHASARLPRWVRGNTLVSPFDPLIWERGRTERLFDFTYRIEIYVPAPQRVYGYYVLPFLQGDRFTARVDLKADRRAGVLLVPAAWIEPGADPGETAVALAGELYRLAGWLGLDAVAPPAAGDLAGPLTAALAGVSGVP, from the coding sequence ATGGCCGCACCGGAATCACTCTCGCTCGCCCAGGCCCGGCGGGTGGCGCTCGCCGCCCAGGGCTTCGCCGACCCGGCGCCGACCGGGGTGCCCACCCGGCGGCATCTGCGCCGGGTGCTCGACCGGGTCGGTCTGATCCAGATGGATTCGGTCAACGTGCTGCAACGCGCGCACTACCTGCCGCTCTACAGCCGGCTCGGGCCCTATCCGACCACCCTGCTCGACCAGGCCGCCTACCGCCGCCCACGGGAGCTCTTCGAATACTGGGGCCACGAGGCGTCGCTGGTCCCGGTCGGGCTGCACCCGATGCTGCGCTGGCGGATGGCCCGGGCGCACAGCGAGTCCTGGGGTGGCATGCGGCGGATCGCCCAGGAGCAGCCGGAGCTGGTCGCCTGGGTGCGCGACGAGGTGGCGGCCCGTGGTCCGCTGACCGCCGCCGAGATCGAGCACGACGCCCCCCGGGAGACCGGCAACTGGGGGTGGAACTGGTCGGCCGTGAAGCGCGCACTGGAATACCTGTTCTGGGCCGGCGAGGTGGCCGCCGCGGAGCGCACCACCTCCTTCGCCCGCCGCTACGACCTGCCCGAGCGGGTGCTGCCCGCCGCCGTGCTGGCCGCGCCGACCCCGACCGACGCCGAGGCGTACCGCAGCCTGGTGGCCCTCGCCGCGCGGTCGCTCGGAGTGGCCGCCGAGCCGGAGCTGCGCGACTACTTCCGGCTGCCGCTGGCCGGTGCCCGCCAGGCCGTCGCGGAGCTGGCCGAGGCGGGTGAGCTGGTGCCGGTCACCGTGCCGGGCTGGCGGCAGCCGGCCTGGCTGCACGCGAGCGCCCGGCTGCCGCGCTGGGTCCGGGGCAACACGCTGGTCAGCCCGTTCGACCCGCTGATCTGGGAGCGCGGCCGCACCGAACGGCTCTTCGACTTCACCTACCGGATCGAGATCTACGTCCCGGCGCCGCAGCGGGTGTACGGCTACTACGTGCTGCCATTCCTGCAGGGCGACCGGTTCACCGCGCGGGTCGACCTGAAGGCCGACCGCAGGGCCGGGGTGCTGCTGGTGCCGGCCGCGTGGATCGAGCCCGGCGCCGACCCGGGGGAGACCGCGGTGGCGCTCGCCGGCGAGCTGTACCGGCTGGCCGGCTGGCTCGGGCTGGACGCGGTGGCGCCCCCCGCGGCCGGCGATCTGGCCGGTCCGCTCACCGCCGCGTTGGCCGGCGTGTCCGGTGTACCGTGA
- a CDS encoding DUF2752 domain-containing protein, protein MTSTPGPVDQPQPAPGAVDPRPEAQPVASTPTVTADPAAGSPAGAVGTDPAGWPTSPPGGYPAPEPDRLTRFVLRLYERSPRWAVPLAAVGCVAAGMGYALLSNPTHADPDAAPTCLLKLTTGLDCPGCGGTRALWYVLHGDLPAAARHHFLFVFALPFLAYLFVAWAGNQAFGWRLPELRISSKVIGGFLAAWLAFSVLRNLPWAPFTALYV, encoded by the coding sequence GTGACGAGCACTCCCGGACCGGTCGACCAGCCGCAGCCCGCGCCCGGTGCGGTCGACCCGCGACCGGAAGCGCAGCCGGTCGCGTCGACCCCGACGGTCACCGCCGACCCGGCCGCTGGTTCGCCGGCCGGTGCTGTCGGAACCGACCCGGCCGGCTGGCCGACGAGCCCGCCGGGCGGATACCCGGCCCCCGAGCCGGACCGGCTCACCCGGTTCGTGCTGCGGCTCTACGAGCGCTCGCCGCGTTGGGCGGTGCCGCTGGCCGCGGTCGGCTGCGTCGCCGCCGGCATGGGCTACGCGCTGCTCAGCAACCCGACCCACGCCGACCCGGACGCCGCGCCGACCTGCCTGCTCAAGCTGACCACGGGGCTGGACTGTCCGGGCTGCGGCGGCACCCGAGCGCTCTGGTACGTGCTGCACGGTGACCTGCCGGCCGCCGCCCGGCACCACTTCCTGTTCGTCTTCGCGCTGCCGTTCCTGGCGTACCTCTTCGTGGCCTGGGCGGGCAACCAGGCGTTCGGCTGGCGGCTGCCCGAGCTGCGGATCAGCTCCAAGGTCATCGGTGGCTTCCTGGCCGCGTGGCTCGCCTTCTCGGTGCTGCGCAACCTGCCCTGGGCGCCGTTCACCGCGCTGTACGTCTGA
- the thyX gene encoding FAD-dependent thymidylate synthase, with protein sequence MVQPQVRLIAWTQFAAPDDVPWSTDAEGGQALAEFAGRACYQSWKKPNPATATNAGYLAHILEVGHLSVLEHGSVTFYFTGVSRSFTHELIRHRHFSYSQLSQRYVPERDAAMVEPAVIADDPELHKRFVEAAEASVRAYNELLEGLEQRFSDEPNATLRRKQARQAARAVLPNATETRIVVTGNYRAWRHFIAMRATEQADVEIRELAVECLRQLQGVAPNVFADFVISTLPDGTEVAASPHEAS encoded by the coding sequence ATGGTGCAGCCCCAGGTCAGGTTGATCGCGTGGACCCAGTTCGCGGCCCCGGACGACGTGCCGTGGTCGACGGACGCGGAGGGTGGCCAGGCGCTCGCCGAGTTCGCAGGCCGGGCCTGCTACCAGTCGTGGAAGAAGCCGAACCCGGCGACCGCCACCAACGCCGGCTACCTCGCGCACATCCTCGAGGTCGGGCACCTCTCGGTGCTGGAGCACGGCTCGGTCACCTTCTACTTCACCGGGGTGTCCCGCTCCTTCACCCATGAGCTGATCCGGCACCGGCACTTCTCGTACTCGCAGCTCTCCCAGCGGTACGTCCCGGAGCGGGACGCGGCCATGGTCGAGCCGGCGGTGATCGCCGACGACCCGGAGCTGCACAAGCGCTTCGTGGAGGCCGCCGAGGCGAGCGTGCGCGCGTACAACGAGCTGCTGGAGGGGCTGGAGCAGCGGTTCTCCGACGAGCCGAACGCGACGCTGCGCCGCAAGCAGGCCCGGCAGGCGGCCCGCGCGGTGCTGCCCAACGCCACCGAGACCCGGATCGTGGTCACCGGCAACTACCGGGCATGGCGGCACTTCATCGCGATGCGGGCCACCGAGCAGGCCGACGTCGAGATCCGTGAGCTGGCCGTGGAGTGCCTGCGCCAGTTGCAGGGGGTCGCCCCGAACGTGTTCGCCGACTTCGTGATCTCCACGCTGCCGGACGGCACCGAGGTGGCGGCCAGCCCGCACGAGGCGTCCTGA
- the dapA gene encoding 4-hydroxy-tetrahydrodipicolinate synthase: protein MTHDHPDAANRSVSRPFGRLLTAMVSPFTPDGSLDLDGAARLASHLVDEQGNDALVVNGTTGESPTTTDAEKERLIRAVAEAVGDRAKVVAGVGTNDTRHTIELAAAAEKAGAHGLLVVTPYYNKPPQSGLLRHFTAVADATGLPVMLYDIPHRAGVPIETETLVRLAEHGRIVAVKDAKGDLTATSWVTSRTSLAFYSGEDALTLPALAVGSVGLVGTSTHFTGALTAQMIEAYDAGDMPAALALHRRLLPLFTGIFRTQGTILVKAGLASLGLPAGPVRPPLVDATDDEIAQLRADFAAAGLELPE, encoded by the coding sequence ATGACGCACGACCACCCTGACGCCGCCAACCGATCGGTGTCCCGCCCCTTCGGGCGGCTGCTCACGGCCATGGTGAGCCCGTTCACTCCCGACGGCTCGCTCGACCTCGACGGCGCCGCCCGTCTGGCGAGCCACCTGGTCGACGAGCAGGGCAACGACGCGCTGGTGGTCAACGGCACCACCGGTGAGTCGCCGACCACCACCGACGCGGAGAAGGAGCGTCTGATCCGGGCCGTGGCGGAGGCCGTCGGTGACCGCGCCAAGGTGGTCGCCGGCGTCGGCACCAACGACACCCGGCACACCATCGAGCTGGCCGCCGCCGCCGAGAAGGCGGGTGCGCACGGCCTGCTGGTGGTCACTCCGTACTACAACAAGCCGCCGCAGAGCGGCCTGCTGCGGCACTTCACGGCGGTGGCCGACGCGACCGGCCTGCCCGTGATGCTGTACGACATCCCGCACCGCGCCGGCGTGCCGATCGAGACCGAGACGCTGGTCCGGCTCGCCGAGCACGGCCGGATCGTCGCGGTGAAGGACGCCAAGGGCGACCTGACGGCCACCAGCTGGGTGACCAGCCGGACCTCCCTCGCCTTCTACAGCGGCGAGGACGCGCTCACCCTGCCGGCGCTGGCCGTCGGCAGTGTCGGCCTGGTCGGCACCTCCACGCACTTCACCGGGGCGCTGACCGCACAGATGATCGAGGCGTACGACGCGGGGGACATGCCGGCCGCGCTCGCCCTGCACCGGCGGCTGCTGCCGCTGTTCACCGGCATCTTCCGCACCCAGGGCACCATCCTGGTGAAGGCGGGCCTGGCGTCGCTGGGCCTGCCGGCCGGCCCGGTGCGACCCCCGCTGGTGGACGCCACCGACGACGAGATCGCCCAGCTGCGCGCGGACTTCGCGGCAGCGGGCCTGGAGCTTCCCGAATGA